AATAGGCACTAAGTAGTATATCGCTAATCAATGACAGCAAAGTTTCGCGCAAAATAATACCATTCATTCTACAAAGAATAGATGGTCGCACTATACTTATTAGGTAGTGCTTAATGCACGACTAGCTATGCAATCAACACACAATAAAGGAGACGATTATGGAACGCGACGATTTAGGTATCTGTTTGAGCAGTCACCTACTTAGTAGTCATTTATATTCAACGTTTACTAGTGTGCGGGCATATAAAGTCGATTCATCAGACCATAACGATGTCACCGTGATCTTTTCTAGTCCGCAAATGACGGGCCGTGACGTGTTAAAATCGATGGAGACTGATGATGAGTTAGAATGGCGAGCCGAACATCTTTGCTGTGAGCAACACCACTTCTAACAAAATAATAGGTATAAACTGTGCGGTTCTGTGGTGTTTTTGCATTCCGAGCAAGCATGACGAGAATTGATATGCTATATATCTGACTTATAATAGATTTATTATTCTAAACTCGTCTAATCAAGGTCGGTTGCATACACAATGAAATCATTGGTTCCTTATCTCATCTGCACAACGCTCGCTTTTCCAGTGGTGCCCGTATCAGCAGCACCTATCTCCTTCATGCAAGCATGGGAAGTTCTGCAAAAAGATAATAATTCTTTAGCCGCAGAGCGAGAGAACGTTTCTCGTTATCGATACTTAAAAGATGCCACAGATAATCTGTCTCTTCCTCGTGTATCTATTGGGGCCAACTACACTCGTTTAGATGATAATGTCACACTCTCAGGAAAGAAAATTCTCGATAATACTAAACTAGAAGCCCCTGCAGGTACCGCAGCCACTTTGTCGTCATTAATTTCATCCATAAATCAAGAGCTCGCTGCGTTAGGCGGCGTCGGTACGACGACGACAATCAGCAAGCAAGATGTCGTACATTCATCCATTCGCGCCATGTGGCCAATTTTTACTGGCGGGAGAATTAGTGCCGCGCAAAGCGCGGCCGAAGGCAAGCAGGATGAAGCCGCGAGTCAATTGCAAATGGAAACATTGGCCCGCTATGAAGATTTGGCAAAGTATTACTTTAGTGTGGTGTTAACCAAAGAGGTGCTAACAACACGTCAGGCGGTCGAGGCTGGATTGGCAAAACATCGCAATAACGCCGTCAAACTAGAGCAACAAGGCCAAATTGCCCATGTCGAACGTTTGCAAGCCGATGTGGCGTTAGATAAAGCGACCATTGAACGTAAAAAAGCACAAAAAAATGTCAACATTGCACAAAGCGCTTTAACCACAATTCTTGGCCAAGATGCTGAAGTTGAACCCAAAGACACACTTTTCACCAATCGTACATTGCCACCAATGAGCGCATTTACCGAACAAACCTTAGCGACCTATCCTGGTTTATCGATTCTCGATGCTAAAGAAAAACAAGCCACCAGCTTGAGAAAATCCGAACAAGGCAAGTACTACCCGAACGTGTATCTTTATGGTAGCTACAATCTTTATGAAGACGACTCAATTGCAAGTCAGTTGAAGCCAGATTGGGTAGCCGGTATCGGCGTCAGTATTCCATTAATTGAAAGTACCGGCCGCAGCGACCGAGCAAAAGCAGCATCCAGTGCAATCTCACAAATTCATTATTTACGAGCACAAGCTCATGAAGATTTGTCAGTACTAGTCCAAAAAACTTATCAACAAGCGGGACAAGCTTTAGAAGAAGTCGATGGGTTGAACTCGAGTATCGCTCTTGCTAAAGAAAATTTACGTTTACGCCAAAAAGCCTTTAATCAAGGTCTGTCAACATCACTTGATGTAGTGGATGCTGAACTTTATAAAGCTCAAGTACAAACTCAACAAGCGGTCGCGAGTTACCATTATTTGATTGCTCTTACCAAGTTATTAGCACTTAGTAGTGAGGTCGATACATTTTCGCATTATCGGCGTTCCGCTTTACGCTTACATCACACACCAAAAACCGCTCCATCACGACAAACCGAGGTTGCGAAATGAAACGTCTTACCCAATGCTTGCTTGGACTACTTGCGCTCGTCATTATCGGTGCCATTGCGTGGGGGTTTTATCAAGCCTATCAACCTCAGCCTGTCCAAATTCAAGGACAAATCGATGCTCAACAATACAGTATTTCGTCAAAAGTCGGCGGGCGTATTGATGAAGTGTTAGTTCGAAAAGGTGACCGCGTCACTAAAGGTCAGCATATTTTCACTCTACATAGTCCAGAGATTGAAGCTAAGTTAGAGCAAGCGGTTGCAGGACAAAAA
This DNA window, taken from Vibrio palustris, encodes the following:
- a CDS encoding TolC family protein; translated protein: MKSLVPYLICTTLAFPVVPVSAAPISFMQAWEVLQKDNNSLAAERENVSRYRYLKDATDNLSLPRVSIGANYTRLDDNVTLSGKKILDNTKLEAPAGTAATLSSLISSINQELAALGGVGTTTTISKQDVVHSSIRAMWPIFTGGRISAAQSAAEGKQDEAASQLQMETLARYEDLAKYYFSVVLTKEVLTTRQAVEAGLAKHRNNAVKLEQQGQIAHVERLQADVALDKATIERKKAQKNVNIAQSALTTILGQDAEVEPKDTLFTNRTLPPMSAFTEQTLATYPGLSILDAKEKQATSLRKSEQGKYYPNVYLYGSYNLYEDDSIASQLKPDWVAGIGVSIPLIESTGRSDRAKAASSAISQIHYLRAQAHEDLSVLVQKTYQQAGQALEEVDGLNSSIALAKENLRLRQKAFNQGLSTSLDVVDAELYKAQVQTQQAVASYHYLIALTKLLALSSEVDTFSHYRRSALRLHHTPKTAPSRQTEVAK